A stretch of the Hippoglossus hippoglossus isolate fHipHip1 chromosome 1, fHipHip1.pri, whole genome shotgun sequence genome encodes the following:
- the cd7al gene encoding cd7 antigen-like, which produces MTGVQFLACVWTLVITQTVLVLSDIQFLERYEGDSVVLPCVIQQNEPPPFGMYLSRSWLQQSQVLYIHTKSVATVANDDDQTRIGTSGDPSSHSLNVTISELRVSDTDRYYCDFVVHRPLSEDERIHGDTEFVLLVTAAAHGSLDIGLIETYAGGAAVLPCLPPNGEGLAVEGVSLKRQRGRAPVEMLYNSKRHHGSSSSSSSSSSQFSTGRVQLSSAPGPGGLTYNLTLQQLQPEESALYSCQLLVRGRADNSSSLGRHVFFVSVQGRHCGCSSYSTLLYALSSAVAVLLLLLLLIGFLAIHKGKARRSVKARPQVPIYEEMTGVKPLARKVAPHHLEEMESSEYRNCSVKKLCPENHYESPASCTQNGTE; this is translated from the exons ATGACGGGGGTCCAGTTCCTGGCCTGTGTGTGGACTCTGGTCATCACACAAACTGTGTTGG tCCTCAGTGACATTCAGTTCCTGGAGAGGTATGAGGGCGACTCTGTGGTTCTTCCGTGTGTCATTCAGCAGAACGAGCCCCCGCCCTTCGGCATGTACCTGAGTCGCAGCTGGCTGCAGCAGAGCCAAGTGCTCTACATCCACACGAAGAGCGTAGCCACTGTGGCCAACGATGACGACCAGACCCGCATCGGGACCAGTGGTGACCCCAGCAGCCACTCCCTGAACGTGACCATCTCTGAGCTGAGGGTCAGCGACACAGACCGCTACTACTGTGATTTTGTTGTTCATAGACCTTTATCTGAAGACGAGAGGATACATGGAGACACTGAATTCGTCCTGCTTGTTACAGCTG CTGCTCATGGCTCTCTGGACATAGGGTTGATAGAGACATATGCCGGGGGCGCGGCCGTGCTCCCCTGTCTCCCCCCAAACGGGGAAGGCTTGGCCGTGGAGGGTGTGAGTCTGAAGCGCCAGAGGGGCCGGGCTCCAGTGGAGATGTTGTACAACTCAAAGCGTCACCATGGCAgcagctcttcttcctcctcgtcctcctcccaGTTTTCCACTGGGAGGGTCCAGCTGTCGTCGGCGCCCGGCCCCGGCGGCCTCACCTACAACCTcaccctgcagcagctgcagccggaGGAAAGTGCCTTGTACAGCTGCCAGCTGCTTGTGCGAGGCAGGGCCGACAACAGCTCCAGTCTGGGGAGACACgtgttctttgtttctgtgcaaG GCCGTCACTGCGGCTGCTCCAGCTACTCCACCCTGCTGTACGCTCTGTCCTCAGCTGTagccgtcctcctcctcctcctcctcctcattggATTTCTGGCGATTCATAAA GGCAAAGCTCGCCGCAGTGTCAAGGCACGCCCTCAGGTACCCATCTACGAGGAGATGACCGGGGTGAAGCCTCTCGCCCGGAAGGTGGCCCCTCACCATCTGGAGGAAATGGAGTCTTCTGAGTACAGAAACTGCTCTGTGAAGAAACTCTGCCCTGAGAACCATTATGAAAGTCCGGCCTCCTGTACTCAAAACGGTACTGAATAG